A genomic window from Euwallacea fornicatus isolate EFF26 chromosome 6, ASM4011564v1, whole genome shotgun sequence includes:
- the LOC136339812 gene encoding uncharacterized protein: MLSVVENPSINLRKIRQEMKIVNVNTLDIFVVGRFEWNGKHQRELSVRYRANNRQGKYGWLYCGTYSTRVSHRSFSGFYQINCLLIPELNKKQFDTNYKSLNN; the protein is encoded by the exons atgttatcAGTAGTAGAAAACCCAAGCATTAACTTAAGAAAAATCAGGCAAGAGATGAAAATTGTTAATGTGAACACTCTGGATATATTTGTAG TTGGAAGGTTTGAGTGGAATGGAAAACATCAGCGGGAGCTCTCTGTGCGGTATAGAGCAAATAATCGGCAGGGTAAATATGGATGGCTCTATTGTGGAACATACTCAACACGAGTCTCACACAGGAGTTTCAGTGGTTTCTATCAAATTAATTGTCTTTTGATTCCAGAATTGAATAAGAAGCAGTTCGATACAAATTATAAGTCCCTTAACAATTGA